One part of the Solea solea chromosome 1, fSolSol10.1, whole genome shotgun sequence genome encodes these proteins:
- the LOC131461060 gene encoding acyl-coenzyme A thioesterase 1-like yields MSSQVRLRLLPSARCLFDEPLQLKVSGLRPRQEVALKARSTDDKGAVFSSSATYKADGGGEIDLDRDPSLSGSYVGVEPNGLLWSMRADTLHRRFQKTSSLNPHVVKFSVHEVEVEGEGRLLTEVVNERCLLADGVSRRPVKEGNIRGVLFTPPGRGPFPSVLDLYTFGGGLSEKRAALLASRGFVVLTVALYGHDDMPKNITEVHLDYFEEAIRFLKKQDKVGSRGVGLTSLSKSGDLALSAASYLPHVDATVWINGCSANTAMPLYYKKNRILPALQFDASRLIPTESGAVMVKYGMHDPVAEENKATLVPIEKATGRFLFVAAEDDLNWDSKAYMDEMVERLKRHGKENFESVSYPDAGHYLEPPYGPYCPSSFHGVVGKPVVWGGKAGPHAAAEVHLWKKIQEFFREHLSCADSLPKGKL; encoded by the exons ATGTCCTCCCAGGTCAGACTGAGGCTGCTGCCGAGTGCCAGATGTCTCTTCGACGAGCCTCTTCAGCTGAAGGTGTCCGGGCTGAGGCCGAGGCAGGAGGTCGCCCTGAAGGCCAGGTCGACGGACGACAAGGGCGCGGTGTTCAGCTCCTCGGCCACCTACAAAGCTGACGGAGGCGGGGAGATTGACTTAGACAGGGACCCGTCGCTGAGCGGGAGCTACGTCGGGGTGGAACCCAATGGTCTGCTGTGGTCGATGAGGGCGGACACTCTGCACAGAAGGTTTCAAAAGACGAGTTCACTCAACCCCCATGTGGTGAAGTTCTCCGTGcatgaggtggaggtggagggggagggCAGGCTGCTGACGGAGGTGGTCAACGAGAGGTGTCTGCTTGCGGACGGCGTAAGCCGGCGTCCTGTCAAAGAGGGGAATATCCGCGGGGTCCTGTTTACGCCACctg GGCGAGGTCCGTTCCCCTCTGTGTTGGACCTGTACACCTTTGGCGGAGGTCTTTCTGAGAAAAGAGCCGCTCTGCTGGCCAGCCGAGGGTTCGTGGTTCTGACTGTGGCGCTGTACGGCCACGACGACATGCCCAAGAACATCACAGAAGTCCATCTGGATTATTTTGAAGAAGCAATtcggtttttaaaaaagcaagaCAAG GTGGGCAGTAGAGGAGTTGGACTAACATCGCTTTCCAAAAGTGGAGATCTTGCACTTTCAGCCGCCTCCTACCTGCCACATGTCGACGCTACAGTGTGGATAAACGGCTGCTCTGCGAACACAGCCATGCCTCTCTACTACAAGAAGAACCGGATCCTCCCCGCGCTACAGTTTGACGCCAGCAGGTTGATTCCCACTGAGTCGGGGGCAGTCATGGTCAAGTACGGTATGCACGACCCGGTCGCAGAGGAGAACAAGGCCACGCTGGTGCCTATTGAGAAAGCGACGGGACGTTTCCTCTTCGTCGCCGCAGAGGACGACCTCAACTGGGACAGCAAGGCTTACATGGACGAGATGGTGGAGAGACTGAAGCGTCATGGCAAGGAGAACTTTGAAAGTGTGAGTTACCCTGACGCAGGACACTACTTGGAGCCACCTTATGGGCCGTACTGCCCCTCCAGCTTTCATGGTGTTGTGGGTAAACCAGTAGTGTGGGGGGGCAAAGCCGGGCCACACGCCGCAGCTGAGGTCCACTTGTGGAAGAAGATCCAGGAGTTCTTCAGAGAGCACCTCAGCTGTGCTGACTCACTGCCCAAAGGCAAGTTATAG